A window from Calliopsis andreniformis isolate RMS-2024a chromosome 5, iyCalAndr_principal, whole genome shotgun sequence encodes these proteins:
- the LOC143178879 gene encoding uncharacterized protein LOC143178879 isoform X3, which yields MKNPRILACFLLLPVALGLTLQEDDLVFDDVGEDSTNTPAAIANLDFDDQKAIWHEQKRPYDTKKYEVERLWGVPDVVVPVGHILKLRIPRQAFSGPVDYYEMFDANGNQLPQWLYWDDAASTLMGVPSKKDVGSHHLIVKAIGKRGETAKDLFVVQVVSEKHEELKHRDGKTHCDEGEDQTLLTLLLDARFDNLSPSIRVNTIDNLAGFLGLHVSAFSMHPLSGKENTNVDSSVILSGPGNVRHRKEKHLTSIQWQVGCDGHLWRHQTDLVKRLRDQAKDGTLAEVMQLPVLLWRVKTESSSLLRNRREVGSGNYSPEDYGYDDEYEDEYGEELDEDEEDSSVPPSIAPETILPRENLPPEHPHRHHHGEDHINWNTEDDDDIIPIVNQANTAETAVNKSHADLSSTTIETTRAEVTEEPTEKNRPTENEIINVSSTSPVTITTIPPSVTAPHSSTTGSPTTVVERTETDVSGGTVNVTTEEPTEQSSVSSTKQPATVVPTTVPYFVNTTTSTNTPSVPMFANTTATSNTPSVPFFTNTTMTSNTPTEPFFANTTTSPITTTTQVRTTPTTTTIATTTTMAPTTTTTTTTTTTTTTESPRANTEKIDFGVRNFPPRQDRRLKKIPVTAGKPLSYIIPANTFSDLEDGDTRSLRLSLYLQGAPLKSTHWLQFNRNTQEVYGLPLENDISTWVYDLVAADSEGSNVSDTLDIHVQQHKLSRSVNHEFSIYLKIDKRSGFPTDVDWELKVIRSLAELYGDSDIRHITVRTVDIDRERDQAIFTWTNDSMPRSSECPKERINDLLRVLTEGNEEPTPALRDALFPEIKVKRVVHQGIGQCEDINRSELPKVSTQEPKSNFPPLLRNPVDLVNATVGQLLVFKVPEDTFYDAEDGSARNMRMSLLTMNRQPIPPHEWLQFDSKNQEFYGVPMHSDIGRKEYQLEAYDRHNASAKDGLVVVVHPAPLMHHTVEFSMILDIPYESFAYSALQKRNFIEKLQQLYQDKDTSAISLHSISNGSTVITWHNRTLPTSYCAQEEVSRLRSVLVKSDNDRRSVTDEVLEIMGSKFPVKQITVIPMGICLGEVVDVHSPDNSVSPVDDSTSVGAFHDDYLITFVLPAIIIAIMLIIAGIIACVLYKRRRSGKMSITEQDDERQSFRSKGIPVIFQDELDEKPDPGNKSPVILKEEKPPLPPPEYQKTEDGADVPMLPKENSEEPYQPPPPFATNRDTNRQNRPKPTPTYRKPPPYVPP from the exons ATGTTCGATGCAAACGGGAACCAGCTTCCACAATGGTTGTACTGGGACGACGCAGCATCAACCCTGATGGGCGTGCCATCAAAGAAGGACGTGGGTAGCCACCACTTGATAGTCAAAGCCATCGGGAAGCGCGGTGAGACAGCGAAGGACCTGTTCGTCGTGCAGGTCGTCTCAGAGAAGCACGAGGAGCTGAAGCACAGGGATGGAAAG ACCCACTGCGACGAAGGGGAGGACCAGACGCTGCTGACGCTTCTGCTGGACGCGAGGTTCGACAACCTCTCGCCGTCCATTCGAGTCAATACCATCGACAATCTAGCTGGATTCCTGGGACTTCACGTG AGCGCGTTTTCGATGCACCCGCTGAGCGGAAAGGagaacacgaacgtggactcgtCGGTGATACTCAGCGGGCCTGGGAACGTTAGGCATCGCAAGGAGAAGCATCTCACCTCGATCCAGTGGCAG GTGGGCTGCGATGGCCATTTATGGAGACACCAGACTGATTTGGTGAAACGATTGCGAGACCAAGCGAAGGACGGCACCTTGGCCGAGGTGATGCAGCTTCCGGTCCTTCTGTGGCGCGTCAAGACAGAATCCAGCTCCCTGTTGAGGAACCGAAGAGAAGTGGGCTCTGGGAACTATAGCCCTGAGGATTACGGCTACGACGACGAGTACGAAGACGAATATGGCGAAGAGCTCGACGAAGACGAGGAGGACTCGAGTGTGCCACCGAGTATCGCGCCCGAAACGATTCTTCCTAGAGAAAATCTGCCTCCAGAGCATCCTCATAGACACCACCATGGCGAAGATCATATCAATTGGAAT ACCGAAGACGACGATGATATTATTCCAATAGTGAACCAAGCAAACACAGCAGAAACCGCAGTGAACAAATCCCACGCGGACCTATCCTCCACC ACGATCGAGACCACGAGAGCAGAGGTGACCGAGGAGCCGACGGAGAAGAACAGACCGACGGAGAACGAAATTATAAACGTCTCGTCCACTAGTCCAGTCACTATCACCACGATCCCTCCTTCGGTAACTGCTCCTCATTCTAGCACGACAGGATCCCCGACGACTGTCGTTGAAAGGACGGAAACGGATGTCAGCGGTGGTACTGTTAATGTCACGACGGAAGAG CCAACGGAACAGTCATCGGTGTCTTCAACGAAACAGCCCGCTACTGTAGTACCTACCACAGTACCGTACTTCGTGAACACTACAACAAGCACCAATACTCCATCAGTACCTATGTTCGCAAACACTACTGCAACATCCAATACCCCGTCTGTACCATTCTTCACAAATACGACTATGACCTCCAATACTCCGACAGAACCTTTCTTTGCAAACACTACGACATCACCCATTACCACTACCACACAAGTCAGAACGACACCGACTACTACAACCATTGCTACGACTACTACTATGGCTCCAACCACTACCACTACAACAACTACTACAACAACTACTACTACTGAATCACCCAGAGCTAACACGGAAAAGATAGACTTCGGCGTTCGCAACTTCCCACCCAgacaggacagaaggttgaaaaAGATTCCTGTGACAGCTGGAAAACCATTGAgctatattattcctgctaatacGTTCAGTGATCTTGAGGATGGAGATACTAGGTCACTGAGGTTGAGTCTGTATCTGCAGGGTGCGCCTCTGAAGAGCACCCATTGGTTACAGTTCAACAGGAACACGCAGGAGGTTTATGGATT GCCACTGGAGAACGATATTTCTACCTGGGTGTATGACCTGGTTGCTGCTGACAGCGAAGGGTCAAACGTTTCTGACACCTTGGATATTCACGTGCAGCAACATAAATTGAGTCGCAGTGTCAATCACGAATTCAGTATCTACCTGAAGATCGATAAACGTTCTGGGTTCCCCACGGATGTTGACTGGGAGCTAAAG GTTATCCGAAGCTTAGCAGAGTTGTATGGCGACAGTGATATCAGGCATATCACGGTTCGAACGGTGGATATCGATCGTGAGCGAGATCAAGCGATCTTTACCTGGACCAATGACAGTATGCCAAGAAGCAGTGAGTGTCCCAAGGAGCGTATCAATGACCTCTTACGT GTGCTAACTGAAGGGAACGAAGAGCCTACACCTGCCTTGAGGGATGCCCTCTTCCCTGAAATCAAGGTGAAACGAGTTGTTCATCAAGGCATTGGCCAGTGCGAGGACATAAATCGCTCAGAATTGCCGAAAGTTTCCACTCAGGAGCCTAAATCCAACTTCCCTCCACTACTGAGGAATCCAGTGGATCTTGTCAACGCCACTGTTGGTCAACTGCTCGTGTTCAAAGTGCCAGAA gACACCTTCTACGATGCTGAAGATGGTTCTGCTCGAAACATGCGAATGTCCCTCCTAACAATGAACCGCCAACCCATCCCACCTCACGAATGGCTGCAGTTCGATAGCAAGAACCAAGAGTTCTATGGTGTGCCTATGCACAGCGACATCGGACGCAAGGAGTACCAACTGGAGGCCTACGATAGACACA ATGCATCCGCTAAAGACGGCCTAGTCGTTGTGGTCCACCCAGCGCCCCTAATGCACCACACAGTAGAATTCTCCATGATCTTGGACATCCCTTACGAGAGTTTCGCCTACTCCGCCCTCCAGAAGCGTAACTTCATCGAAAAACTCCAGCAGCTCTACCAAGACAAAGACACCAGTGCAATCTCCTTGCACAGTATATCGAATGGTAGCACAGTGATCACATGGCACAACAGAACCTTGCCCACGTCCTACTGCGCGCAGGAGGAAGTGAGCAGATTGCGATCGGTGCTCGTTAAGAGCGACAACGATCGTCGATCTGTGACGGACGAGGTCTTAGAAATTATGGGATCGAAATTCCCCGTGAAGCAGATCACGGTGATCCCCATGGGAATCTGTCTCGGCGAAGTAGTTGACGTTCACTCGCCAGACAACTCTGTTTCGCCAGTCGACGATTCCACCTCGGTCGGGGCGTTCCATGATGATTATCTTATCACGTTCGTTCTGCCTGCTATAATTATAGCAATCATGCTCATTATCGCGGGCATCATCGCCTGTGTTTTGTACAAACGAAGACGCAGTGGCAAGATGAGTATCACTGAGCAAGACGATGAAAGACAGAGCTTCCGCAGCAAGGGGATTCCGGTGATCTTCCAGGATGAGTTGGATGAGAAGCCAGATCCAG GTAACAAATCACCAGTTATATTGAAGGAAGAAAAGCCACCCCTACCACCCCCTGAATATCAGAAAACCGAGGATGGAGCGGACGTTCCGATGTTGCCAAAGGAAAATTCCGAGGAACCGTATCAGCCGCCGCCACCGTTCGCCACGAACCGCGACACCAATCGTCAGAATCGTCCCAAGCCCACTCCCACGTACAGGAAACCTCCCCCGTATGTGCCCCCCTAA